The proteins below come from a single Vibrio diazotrophicus genomic window:
- the fdxB gene encoding ferredoxin III, nif-specific, with protein MSNRVGYTQGGDEWVPQFIQAIDKQNCIGCGRCYKVCSRDVFDLVENEDIDEDDDYFDDDEVMMVMTLKNAADCIGCEACSKVCPKSCHSFAAANA; from the coding sequence GTGAGTAATAGAGTAGGTTATACCCAAGGCGGTGATGAATGGGTGCCGCAATTCATTCAGGCAATCGACAAACAAAACTGTATAGGCTGTGGACGCTGCTACAAGGTTTGTTCAAGGGATGTGTTTGATCTGGTGGAAAACGAAGATATTGATGAAGACGACGATTATTTTGACGACGATGAAGTGATGATGGTTATGACGCTGAAAAATGCAGCAGATTGCATTGGCTGCGAAGCTTGTTCAAAAGTGTGTCCAAAGAGCTGTCATAGTTTCGCTGCTGCCAATGCTTAA